From Thalassotalea psychrophila:
GGCAAGCCAACGCTGGGCCGGTAAGCTTGGAAAATACCCACCCTTTTACTCGTGAGTTATGGGGAAGAAATTTCACTTATGCCCATAACGGTCAACTTGCCAATCATAAACAAATACTAAAAACCCATAAGCTATTATCTATCGGTATCACCGATAGCGAGCAAGCATTTGTATGGATATTAGAACAATTACGTATTAAGTTTGGTGATAACAGGCCTGGATCTGAAGCGCTTTATAATTATTTAGCCAGTTTATGTGAGCTTATTGATGCCTTAGGTGTATTTAATTTAATTTTAAGTGATGGTGAATTTATCTTTGCTTATTGTTCAAATAACTTGCATTGGATCACTCGACGAGCCCCCTTTGGCCCTGCAAAGTTAATCGATACCGATGTTGCTATTGATTTTAAAAAAGAGACAACAGAGCACGATGTAGTAACTGTTATAGCTACGCAACCCCTCACTGCTGATGAAACATGGTCGAAACTTCACGCAGGTGATTGGTTAGCTTTTGAATATGGTGAAATAGCCTATCAAGGTAATAGGCTGGGCTAGGATTATTTCTCTTTTGAAATCTCAGTAGAGTCAGAGTCGGTGTTTCCTGACTCTATTGATACTAACTCTGCTTGAAATTGCTGAAAATCACTTTCTATCTGATGCAATTTAACCATTAAATAATTCAACCTAGGGGCAAACCAAGCATAGGTAACTTGCTTAGTATTAGGTTTTTTACGTCTTAGTTTTATCGCATCAATCACGCCAAAAGGTAACATTAACTCCTCTTCACCAATGTATTCGTAATTATAGGTACTGATACCACCAGAGGTACTTAGCGCCTGAAAATGAAAGTTTTTAACGCCATTGATCAGGTTTAATCGAGATTGCAGGTGATAACTTAATTTACTCTGTAAGCCATCAACCCATTCGCCTTTCATTGGCTTTTTCTTCTTTTTCATGTTGTAAGCGGTTTTATTGGCGTGATCAAATTGCCAATGATAATACTTATCTTTACCTGTTCCTTCTCGATCAGACTTATAAGTAAGCGGAGTCACTTGCCCATTAACAATTTTATTGGTGGTTATTTCTCTTCGATGATCAGAAAAAATTAACCATTCGATATCAGTTTTGTAATTAAAATCAAAACTACCATCGGGAAGATTTTTTAATGTTCGTTCGGCTTTGCCGACGATGTCACCATCATGAACAATATTGTATTTTGCGGTAAAATCAGGAATTGAACTTACAGGGGATGCTGGTTCTGCAGCCATTGATGAATGGGAAAAACATGCTAGAAATAAGCCATGTAATAGGGGAGATAATAACTTACTGTTCATAATAATACCAAGTCCATTAATTATCTGATCATTTTGACCGGTTAAAACGAATAACTACGGCGTTATAAAATCTTTAAGTAGAATAACTACTTATAAAATTTTATGCCTTGTATTTATCCATTTTTCCTCACTCAAAAATAGGTCACATAATCAATGGAATTGGTATAACCCTTTGTTTCCATTAACTATGCAGTAAAAAATTTTAGAGTGATAAACAGTAAGTTAGTTCAATAAAAAGTTATACTTGCTATTCATCACTCGCATAGCCATTCTCAGGCAATGCTTGATTATCAAGTTTGGCACAATCTTCGCTCATTGTTAAGCGCTGCTCGCAAAACCATTTAACCACTAGTGGATAAATTCGATGTTCTTGTTCATGAACTCTTGCAGCAAGGTCATCAGCACTGTCACCGGTAAATACAGGCACTTTGGCTTGTAAAATAACCGGTCCACCGTCAAGCTCTTCAGTAACAAAATGAACGCTCACAC
This genomic window contains:
- a CDS encoding DUF3108 domain-containing protein, producing the protein MNSKLLSPLLHGLFLACFSHSSMAAEPASPVSSIPDFTAKYNIVHDGDIVGKAERTLKNLPDGSFDFNYKTDIEWLIFSDHRREITTNKIVNGQVTPLTYKSDREGTGKDKYYHWQFDHANKTAYNMKKKKKPMKGEWVDGLQSKLSYHLQSRLNLINGVKNFHFQALSTSGGISTYNYEYIGEEELMLPFGVIDAIKLRRKKPNTKQVTYAWFAPRLNYLMVKLHQIESDFQQFQAELVSIESGNTDSDSTEISKEK
- a CDS encoding class II glutamine amidotransferase produces the protein MCELLAMSANVPTDICFSFAGLMQRGGNTGPHKDGWGITFYEGKGCRTFKDPKPSFDSEIAKLVTNYPIKSVAVVCHIRQANAGPVSLENTHPFTRELWGRNFTYAHNGQLANHKQILKTHKLLSIGITDSEQAFVWILEQLRIKFGDNRPGSEALYNYLASLCELIDALGVFNLILSDGEFIFAYCSNNLHWITRRAPFGPAKLIDTDVAIDFKKETTEHDVVTVIATQPLTADETWSKLHAGDWLAFEYGEIAYQGNRLG